The Gossypium hirsutum isolate 1008001.06 chromosome D02, Gossypium_hirsutum_v2.1, whole genome shotgun sequence region AAATATATGGAAGGGTGTTAAACTACTTTAGATTCACATCGGTGTAAGTGGATCTCTCCTCAATTATAATCAGGGCGAGCATTCGATTGAATCCAGTCAAATCGGgtgaaaattttcgagttaatcgagttgataagtattattttatcatcttaactcgaGAAAATAAATAGATACTTACATCAATTTATTGTTCAAGTTAGtagaattgtaaaatttaacttgacttaaacttgaaaaattgaattacttattcaagttgactcgaataacttaattaaataaaaaattaaaattttctttatttttttttttggagtttAATCGAATTTTGTCATCCCAAAATataattagtgttttttttttacactttACATTATTCCCAAAACACCCTTCCTGTACACGAAATCAAACGGTCCACATCCATTCTTTTTCCACCTTATCCAAATCCCTAACCGTCCGATCCCTTCATCTGTAGCCGTCGATTTTAATCCTATAATCTGACACACACGGTCACACCATTTGCATTTTACTATTTACACTGTTTATTCGATATAAAAAACTCCCCGCATCCGCCTTGTTCATCGCCTCAGTCACTTTACGTTTTTTTAGGGTAAAAAAATGGCAGAGAGTAGGTTGGCCGGAACGGTGAAGTGGTTCAACGACCAAAAGGGTTTTGGGTTCATCACTCCGACGGACGGCGGCGACGACGTTTTCGTTCACCAGTCATCGATCCGTTCCGATGGGTTCCGTAGCCTTGCAGATGGTGAAGAGGTCGAGTTCGTCATTGAGTCTTCCGAAGGTCGTTCCAAGGCTGTTGATGTTACCGGACCCAACGGCGAACCTGTTCGTGGCAGCTCGAGATCCGGACGCGGTGGCGCCGGCGGTGGTGGTGTgtacagaggtggagggagggaAGGTGGGTCTGGTGGAGGAGGGTGTTTTAAGTGTGGAGAGGTTGGACATTTGGCAAGGGACTGTGGGCAAGGTGGCAGCGGCGGCGGCGGTGGAAGATATGGGGGTGGCGGAGGTGGATACGGTGGGTTGGCTTGTTACAACTGTGGTGTCGCCGGTCACTTTGCCCGGGAATGTCCTGGCAATAACCGTTGAGCCTTAATCCCTGCAGTCTATTATGAAGTATTGTTAGGTTTTTGAGTATTTCAAGGATTATAATGTTAGTTATATTGTGATGTTTTAAAATAGTTGTAATGGGCACTTTTTGTAAAGTTATTTGCTCTAATGGAAGAATTTGGTATAAGCAATGGAAATaatgttaaaacttaaaacccctAATTATCATCAAATTTTTTTGTTCAAGGAAGTCAATTTCATAATGGTAGATCAGAATAATaaagtttagtttttatttcgATATAAATTTCGGTTATGTCAGTCCATTTCGATATGTACTAACATATGCCAACTATCAGGAAATCTAATCTAAGTTAAAAGACTATTCATTTTGATATGTACTAATACTGTGTTGATATGAAACTTGATCCaaactcaaaataatttaaacatcaATACTAAAACTaatataatacttaaaattacCTATAGTCACtcttcaacccataaataagagtaTAGTGTAATTCAACATATTCGAACTCACATTCTCCTATAGTGGCAATAATACCCATGCCTGTTGAACTGAAACTCAATCAATAGATAATATAAAGTTTTCATTATTCataaaatactaatttaaaaGATTTTTACAGTGTTGATATTTTTGTTCAACTAGTGTACCTAAAATTGGGAAGGTGGGGGgataatttatgaaaaagaaagtgaCATTTTGTGCATGATTATCCTTTTTTCACTTAGGGTTCTCTTTGTTTATTATCTACTTCCATTAGATGGTAGAATGGAAATAGTAGGGTGGGGAGTGGGGAAGCCTTGAAAAATCCAAACCTAAAACCATATCAATTATATGAGATAAATTGGTAGAGGTGTGTTTATGAGTAAAGTAGTTTGTTCAACTCGAcctattttaattcaaatttgagattatattttttaacttgaGTCGAGTCAATTCGACTTGTTTTATTGTttagaaataattataaaaaagggTAATGTCACATTTGATACATGTACTTTCATAAAATGTTCAATGTGGTATTTGTACTTTCGTAAAACACATATTGGACATTTTCAAAGTATATGTACCGCattagaaattttataaaaatacggGTAGCAAATGTGACATTatccctaaaaatataaaaatataaaaaaatattaatgttcatatatttatataatataattaaatttaaaaacaattatttttcaaACAGTAAAATAGATCATTTGAGAGACATTGAGTGAATCGAGCTCGAGCAACTCTATCACGGGGGTTTGCTTGCTCTTTTTTAATTAGCATGTCCATTCATCCCTGTTAAGaacttaaattaatttcaatctaaaacaaaccaaataaaaaataatttgtatccaaaaagatttaaataaattacttaaaatgataTAAACCTATGATGATCCAAATTAAAAGACTTAAGCTTAAAACTCGAATGACATGACTCAAAATGATCTAAACCCgtaatgattaaaattaaaagactTAAATTTCAAACTCGAATGGCATAACGTAGAAAATTTCCAAAACTCAAAACTAACTCAAACtcgaattattcaaaaaatagacATAAACTcaaatttacttaattcaaatggACTAGATTTAAAATGATGTTTCTATTTACATGGGTGCTATGGAGATGAGGTTCATTAGCTGTTTTAGCTTTTGCATCAAGTTGGACACAATTTCTGGTCCTTAtgcaaagttttcaaatataccCAAAATCCAAAGCCTCAAGACCCAATGACTTTGGAGAAAAgcttctcgagcctcatctcCTTGACCCTGAGTCTCGAATCGACTTTCAACAGGCACATTACTTTGAGCATCATCAGCTGTATCTCGGTtagaatccattactataaaaaaaacattttaagatgtcaggagtcgtcacactatcattattcaattatggcatgtatagatagtctattacactcgctacgttagtccgagaatcgactaaaccgtagctctgataccactaaatgtaacaccccttacccgagaccgtctccggaatcgagtacgagatgtcatccaatttaacttaccgattcggagcataaaaatttgcttttaaaattaaattcactgttcataacaacactgtccacctgcgcaactgtcactaatttaattataacttgagttacgaaactcaaaatttaaatccgtaaattttccgtgaaactaaactcatattcctacttaccataaaattttcagaatttttgacttagcacattagtacagtttattcattaaagtatcccctgtttcacagctcgacagatctgacctcttggcgctaaaaatcaaatatctaattgtacagaattcatataaggttaccattaatttattttgaaaatagacttactaaggaatctaaacatataaattatgacctataattatttctgtacaatttataatgatttctaaagttagaacaggggacttcaaaaaccattctgaccctgtctcactaaaatttaaatatctcaaaatataaaatttttttgcctacaccgtttctttcatgtaaaaatagacttgataagctttaattctatatatcattcaccctctaattccatttctactatttatggtgatttttcacattcacgtcactgctgctgtcaaagaaactgcttctttgaattagttaccatttacacatacataactccaaaacatattctttaataactacttcaatagctaacattagccatatcatttggacatgctcaaaatgattaagactctatacatgccatagtttaaacattttgaaaagcacataataccgagatggttatgatagtgtgatacgagctccgacggtccactattcgatcaagttcaaatcactataaaacaaaggaaagaaagagatgtgtaagctataaatagcttagtaagttacatgtaaacaataattactcaattaataattaacacttttaacatataactaatcaaaacatttcttagcaatttccatcacttacacatacacaatcttaccaattcacttgcatatacattttcacacttaacatttcatattcactttaattcattattaatcccgttgaacacttggaatatacacggatacgtagagatttagcacataagtgccacactgatatgtagccgaagctaccactgatatgtagccgaagctaccactggatgtagccaaagctaccactgaaatgtagccgaagctaccactgatcaataacactggaaatgtccacgggtctgctcacacaagctgtcaggtgtctgcaacacatgctagatcacccagcacccgggactcactgtaacactgtaacactggtctctagtgacatgtcacttgtatccaattctattcctaagttcaaccgggaatttacacttaacactttattttcaacactttatcacttgaataattcatgaacaactttccttccacattcaatattaattcacatatcaaatataattcacaatttatacaaatataactattatttacatataacttacctcggatgcaaaacgactatttttgtaatttagtcgataactttctcttttccccgatcacttgcactatttcttctttcttgatctatattaacacaatttaatacattttatcaatattccattcaaatacaattcatacacaacattttgacacatttacatttttccccataacttttcaaaaattccacttttgtccctaagctcgtaaaaataaaattctctaaattcttaaatttcaaacttcactaaatcatatttcatgct contains the following coding sequences:
- the LOC107908662 gene encoding glycine-rich protein 2, with the translated sequence MAESRLAGTVKWFNDQKGFGFITPTDGGDDVFVHQSSIRSDGFRSLADGEEVEFVIESSEGRSKAVDVTGPNGEPVRGSSRSGRGGAGGGGVYRGGGREGGSGGGGCFKCGEVGHLARDCGQGGSGGGGGRYGGGGGGYGGLACYNCGVAGHFARECPGNNR